In Isosphaera pallida ATCC 43644, the sequence GCGGCCTGGTCGAACTCGCCGCGTTGGAGGTGGCGTTTAGCGAGTTCTTTGCGGAGGGTCAGGTCGTCGGCGTCGTTGAGGGCGAGCTTAGCGAGGTCTTCCAGAAAGGCGTCCACTCGTTTCTGGCGGAGGTGGACGCGGGCAAGACCGGCGATCCACTTGCTGTTGGAGGGGTCGAGGCGGCGGGCGGTCTCGAAGAGGCGTTCGGCTTCGTCGAGGTTGCCGGCCTTCATTTCCAGTTGGCCCAGCAGATCGACAACCCGTTCGTTGGGGTTTTCGGGATCGAGGGCTGGTTTGAGGACGGCGCGGGCCGCTTCTTCGTCGCCGATGGTTTCCAGCAACCGCGCTTTAACGTAGGCGGCCAGTGGTTGTTTGGGGTTGAGCTTGAGAGCTTTATCAGCGAAGGGGCGGGCTTCCCGCAGATCGCGTCGCGAGAAGTGTTCGTAGGCCATCTTGGCGTTGAGGTCGGCGTTTTCCGGGTCGGCTTTGAGCCTATCTTGAAGTTTGGAAAAGGTGATTGGCTCTTCCGACTCGACACGGGCTTTGAGGGTGCGCACTTCGGCGTCGAGGAAGTCGAGGTAACCGGCTTCGAAGTCCTCCTTGGGGATGCCGAAGGCGTCGGGGACGGCTTGGTCGGTGGTGAGTCCCCGGCGATAGGCGTCGAGCAGGCGGATGTGGGCTTGGGGACCGAACCGTTGGGTCATGTACTGGGCGTAGAGTTGGGCTTGACAGTAGGCCAGTTGGCGTTCTTCGGGTTCGGAGGGGCGAATGAAACCGAGGTTGATGGTGTCCAGGTTGAGCAATTTGCGGGCTGGCACCCGCACCAGCAGCATTTTGTTCCACTCTTGGGGCCGGGGGTAGCCTTCGGAGTTGACCGCCAGGGCTTCGGTGTACCAGTGGGGAATGTTGAATTCGGTTTGTTGAAGGTTGAGAACGTGAACCATTTCATGCTTCAACACCCGCGCCCAGTTGTAAGGACGTTGGGTAGCGCGAGGCGAGGCCATTGCCACCACCTTACCAGTGCAGGCTCCAACGGTGGGGATGAACGGCAGGCCGATGGTGCGACCACTAAACCACTGATGATTTTTAAGAATTTCGACTTGAGTTTGGCCTGGTGGGGTGAAGCCGAGGGTTTGGGAGAGTTCGACGAGAACCTCTTCCAGGTAGTCGGCCATGTAGCGGCCGAGCAATTCGTCTTGAGCTGGATCGACCAGCACGCGGAAGTGGTTGGTTTCGATGGTGGTGTAGCCTGAAAGGTGGCGCAACACCTTCATCATATTGTCAGCGCGGACGTTGAACGGATCGGCGGCGAAGGCTTGGTCGAACAGGGTTTTGGCTTCGGCCTCCCGACCGACTTGCATGTGCAGCATCCCCAGTCCGATGATGGCGTCGGCTTGGTTGGGGTCGGCTTCGACCGCCTTAAGGAAGGCGCGTTCGGCTTCGGGGTATTTACGGCGATCGGCCAGGCGTTCGCCCAACGCGGCGTAAAAGCGGGCGGGGCGCGGATTGTCGGCCAGGACGGCGAGTTCCGCTGCGCGGGCGGCTGCGTCGTTGAGCAGCAGACGTTGGGCCGCCGCGTAACGCGCCAGAGCGTCCTGATCGCGGGGGTTGATCGCCAGGGCCGATTCGGCTGCCTTGAGTGCGTCGGCGAACCGTTCGTCCGAGATATTCAAATCGGCCAGCAGCACGTAGGCTGGCAGATAGCTGGGATTGATCTCCAGGGCCCGTTGGGCTTTCTCGCGTCCGGCGGCCAGTTTGTATCCATTGAGGTCGGCCTGGCCTAACGTGGTCAGCACTTCGGGCGCGAGCGGGTTGATCGTCAGGGCGCGTTGCAACTCAGGCATTGCTAGGCGTTCGTTGTAACCGGCCAGAAAGAGGCGTCCTTCCAGCCAGGCCGCTTGCCAGCAATGGCGGTCGGTCGTGATGGCTTGTTCGTAAATGACGTTGATCACGTCGTTGAGTGATTGCGCTAGGTCTTCGCCGCGGGCCTCAGCGCGGAAGTAGAGTTCGGCGGCCTGGCCGACCAGGAGCAGGGCTTCGGGGTCGGTTTTGAGTCGTTCGGCCTGTTCGTTCTGGAGATCGACAAACCATCGGCAGGCGTTGACGGCGTCTTCCAGCTTGCCGGTTTCGCGCAGCAGCTGGGCGTCCACCCAACGGGCCAGCAGATGATTGTCGTCCTGGGCGCGGGCTTGGGCGGTTCGTTCGGCGGCGGCTTCCCAGCGTCCCCGGCTGAACTCCAGATCGGCCAGGAGGGCCAGCAGGTCGGGGTTGGCCGGGGCGGCCTTGATGGCTTCCTCCAAAATACGCGTCGCCTCGTCGAGTTCTCCCTGGGCGCGGAGGCAGATGGCTTGCGCCCGCGCGACTTCGGCGGCCAAGTCGGAATCCTGGTGAACCCGGGGCGATTGGCTGAGGGCTTCGAGTTGTTCCCGGGCAGTGGCGGTCTTGCCAACTTGCAGGGCTTTGAGGGCTTGGGCAAGCTGATCCCGTTCGTTCTCCTGAGCGGCTTGGATCGTTCGAACCCAAACGCCGGCCGCTTGGGTTGTCAACCTCCCTTCTCCAACGCCTACCAGTGAACCGAGCGTGAGCGCCGCGAGGGGCACAGTCACTCCCATCAAGCGGTGTGATCCCATCATGGAAAGCAAAGCCTCATGGATCGTTAAACGTTGGGGCGGAGCGAATGGAATGGGAAGGTGCCGGTAGGTCAGGGACGAAGGGGGTCAGGACGCGCTGGGTTGACGACCGCGGTTGGGACGATTGCGTGGAACACGCCATGACCTGAGCCGGAGAAAGACGGATCGCGCTGCGGCGGCTTGGGTGGAGCGGTTCGGGTCGCGGAACCGAATGTCCCGGTTTGTGCCGGATCAATCCAAGGTCACTGTGTTGGAGAGGCGGTGACCTTGCCAGTGGCGGCCCATTCGACGCCCCGGCGCATCCATTCGCGGAACTCCGGCGAGCTCATCGCCTCTTCGTCATGGCCCAGCACGTTTTGATAAACTCGTCCTGATCCGTAGGTGGCGACCCAGATGATGGGTTCGTCCTTGCCGGTGCCCCGAGGCAGCTTGGGGTCGGAGTAGGCGGTGGCCAGCACGGTGGCTCCTGGAGGGATCATGGAATTCTGGTAAAGTTCGTCGAGCTTGTGGACGAACTCGGAGGGCATCCCGTCGGAGATGGGATGGGAGACAGCGGTTTTCTTGACCGTGAACACATGCTTGGGACCATGAAAACCTTGGGCGCGCCAGCCGCCGGCGATCGCCTTCTCGAACTCCTCCCAGTTGGGCTTGGTGAACGCCGAGGAGGCGTGATGGAACACGACCAGACCCTTGCCGCCCCGGATGGCGTCGAGGAATGCGTTCTTGTTGGCGTCGGTCCATCGAGTTTCCGGCGCGCCGTTGGCGGTGTCCTTGTAATTGAGCAACAGCACGTCGTACCGCGCCAGGTTTTCCGGGGTGAGGTCGTCGGCGGGCTTGGTGGTGATGTCAACCTGAATGCGCCCGGTCTCGGGCAGGAACTCCTCGAACACACGGGTGGTGGTTTTCCAGTCGTGGCCGTGGTCGCCGGTGATGATGAGGAGTTTGACCGGCTCGGGCGGTTGAGGAGACGTGAGGGGGGCAATGGGAATTCCCAGGCTCAGCGAGACCAAAGCGGCGCAAAGGGTTGTCATAGCGGGCGGCTCCGTTGCGGAATTGCGGATACGCGGGCGAATAGACGGTGAGGTCGTGGGGAGGAAGGTGATTGGAATCGCTGCCGGGTTGGGGTTGGGCGTGGTGTGGCGCAGAACGCGGCCTCACCAGTGGCGACGGTGTAGGGACGCAACTTTGCGAGGCGAAGGCGGTCCTTGGGTTTTAGAGACGAGCCGGGTTGGATTTGGTTTCTTGAGCGAAACGGGGGGTGTGGGGCGCAGGATCGGCGGCGGGTGGGCTGGTCACGGCCGTGACCCAGGAGGAGGTGGATACCGGGAGGCAACGCCAGCTCCAACGCCCTTGCCAGCAGCCCGCCGGCAGGACGGTCTCGAATTCCAGATGGCGACGGGTTGAATCGAACCGTGGCAGGCTTGCGATGGGGATGGGGGAGGGGTCTCCCCGAACCAGCCAGGAAGTTCGATCGAACTGACCGGAGTGGGGACAGACCACGGCGACTTCCAGACGCAGAGAGTCCGCCAACCGCGAAGTGACGGTCAGATGGAATTGGTGGCCCTGGGAATCCTGAGACTGTTCCAGCTTATAGCCGATCGACCCGTCGGGCAAGTCGCGCTCCAGACCGATCCGGGGCCAATCGGGGAGCAAGATCGGTCGCAATTGGACCACCCGGTTCAGAAGATCGATCTCCAGACCGGCCAGGTCCAAGTGAAGGTCGAGCAGCCAGACGTAAAACATGAGAAGACCCTGTTCCATCCTCTCGGTTTCGCTCCGAGGGCGGGCCGAGACTCGAAGGCGGGTGCCAAGATCGTCGAGGCGGGACAAGAGGGCGTCCAGGAAGTCCAGACCAGCGCGAAGATCCTCGACTCGTCCGGTTTCTCGACCGCGTTGTAACAAGTAGCGAGCCATCCAGAGCGTCGCCAGCGCGGAGAGTTCCGGCTCGGGGATCAAACCCAATTCCAAGGCCGAGTCGGCCGAACGGGCGGGGTCGTGGCTCCAGCGGACTAGGGCGAGTTGGTCGTCGGGGAGACGGTTGAAATTGAGGATCGCCTCCGCGCTGCGGACCACCCGGGGGTCGTCGGGGGGGAGCAGACCGAACGGCAGGTGAGCCGAGAGCAGGTTGATGGAGATGGTGGGGGAGGCGTCGATGAGCAGTTCGGGGTCGTCGGGCCAGAAGTGATGGACTTTGGAGAACCGCCGGGCGTCGAGGAATCGTCCCGTGATTGGATCGACTAGGCCGGGGCGGGGTGGGCTTGAGGATTTGTCCAGGAGGGCAGGCGGAGAGGCTGGCGAAGTCACCGTTGTGTCGTGGTTGGAACCAACTTGAGCGGGCGTGGGGTCGGTGTGGGATTGGCCACAGTGCAAGGATTCGGTGGCGTCCGATTCGCCAAGGATACCCTGACGCCAGATCAGGTCGGCTCGTTCCTCCCAGGCCGTGGCCAGTTGGGTGTGGCCAAGCATCCGAGCCATTCGGGCTGAGGCTCTTAGACCGGCCACGATGGCGCAGTTGGAGTGAAGGAAGGCTCCATAGCGGCGATCCCACAGCCCGGCGCTGCGAACCAGCCGCAGGTCGTCCAACCAGCGGATGGCTGGGTGGCCGGCGTCGCCCATACAGACCTCGGCGGCTCGTTGGATAATCGGCCAAAACCGTTGGACCAGGCTGGCGTCGCCGGCTCGCTTGAGATGACGTTCCAGCACCCAAGGGATAATGGCGGTTTGGTCGATCGCGGGGGTTTCCCATTCGGGTACGCCGTCGATGGTGTACTTGCCGAACCAGTAGCGATGGGTCGGTTGGTCCTGAACCACGCGGGCCAACCAGTCGAAGGCGGAGAGGGCCAGGTCGAATTGACCCAAACGGGAGAACAGATCGGCAGTCATCGCCACTTGGCGCGGCACGCAGTAGGCGTTGAGGCCCCGGTCGTAGCCGGCCGCGAATCCCCCGTGATGGGCGTCGCCGTGCAACGCAGCGATTAAGGCAGCGCGTCGGAAGATCGCTTCTCGGTCGGGCCGTCCCAGGTCCAGCCGGGGGAGTCCCTGGGCGAATGTCCGCCACGCTTCGTCAGCGCGGGCTTCGAGTTGGTCATGGTCGGTCGAGCGGAACCACTCCAGCGCGGGGCGAATCCAGAAGTCGTAGGTGTGGGTGTCGTTGAGCCAGCCGGTGAAGGCTCCACTAACGAGAAGATCGACCACCGCCTCGCCCTGGGCCGGCAGGGTCAGGTGGCGCAACAGCATCCCTGAAAACGGGCCGGTTGGCTCATAGCGGATTTCACCGCGATCATCCAGCGCCAGGGCGAATTCCAGGGTGGCCAGGCGTCCGAGTTTGACGTTGGCGTGGCCGTGACCCCGGTTGGCGGCGATCAGCACCCGGTCCTCGTCGCGCCACAATAACGAAACGTCGCCAAAGCCGCCGTTGATCACCGCCGAGACCGCCACGCCGAAGAGCGCTTCGCGGTCGGTGTGGCCTGAGTTGATGATGCGGAACCGTTTGAAATATTGACCCGGGGCTTCGCCTCCACCCTGATTGGTCGGGCAGGTACCTGAGACGGCCACGAAGTCGGTCTGCTCGACCCGAATGGCACCTCCTCGCCAGTGAAGGGTCGTTTCCAAGACGTTGGATTCGTCGCGGTAACGTTGGGTGGCGTTCCAGCGGGTTCGTTCGTGGAACCAGTCGATCCGCTGCCCCAACGCCAGACCGCCCAGGATGGCTTGGAAGTTGGTGCGGCTGCGCGGTTGGTCTCCTTCGGCAGGGCGAACGTTGGAGTGCAGACCCACCGTGGGGTAGTACACGTCGGTGGTAACGCCCCGAGCGTCCACTCGCGCTGTCATTTGGCGGTTGCCCACCAGAGCGGTACCGCCGGGCAGGGTCAATTCGTCAGTTTCGCCGCGTTCCGGCAAGTTGGCTCGCACCACTGCATCCAACGGGTCGCTAGAAATGACGTGGCCGTCCTTCAACCGCGCAAAGGCGCGGTAGCGCAACCGCTGCTCCACCCCCATGGGCGGAATCGGCACATGCCACAACTGGTTCGGCGGCTTAATTTGAAGCCGGAACCCCGGTAGGCATCCGAAGTCCCGTTCCCCCACCTGCAACGCCAGCCAGACCTCCACCGCCGTGTCGCTGGGATAAGTGCCCACCACGACCGCCGACCACATGCCGGCCCGAACCGGACCCCCATGCCGACCCTTGGCTGCCGACTCGATCCAACACGTGGACACGCTCAAGCCTTCGCCCTCCCCACCCGGTTCCCCGATCCCTCGCTCATTCCACGCCCCCGCGATGATTGGTCCCGCTTCAGCTTCGAACCAGTCGCTCCTCGCTATCCCCCCCGCCGCCTCCGCCCCCCTCTACTGTCATCTCCAAACCAAAGCAACGTCCTCGCTGGCCGATTCGTGTTCCCTTCCACTCAATTGCGCCTCGGCTTCAAACCGGTCCAAACCATCCCCCCTCCGCGTTGTATTCCATCCCCATCCCCTCCCAATTTCAAGACCCGCCCCCCCAATCTTTCAACAGGGCCAGTCTCATTTTTTCGACACCGAACCCTCCCTGTTCGATTCGTTCGATTTTGTTGCCGATATCGGTTTTGAGATTGCGAAAAAAGGGATTATCGGTTGACTCTGGACGTCTGGGGAGAGGGTTTCACGGATGAATCAACAAAGCAAGGGCAGAGGGTGTGGGGGGCGGGTGGGTCATGTGGTTGCGTGGGTTGTCGCGGTTGTGGGTTTGGGGTCGCTGGCGTTGACTTTGCCTTCATGGGGGGCGGTGGAGGATTACGGGATCCGAGGTGGTCGTAATGGTGATGCGATGGTCGAGTCGTCCGGGAGGGAAGGGGGAGTTCGGGACGGCGGTTTGGTCGCGGCCGACTGGCCTGAGCCGCGACCTCATTTGCCGCTGTCGCCGAACGAGCGTTTACCTCCGTTGATGCCACCCCTTTTGACCGCGCCGGAGGCACCTCGGATCCTGCCGGTGTCGCCGTCGTCCGAATCGAGGGGTGAGGGAGTTATCCGGGTGGCACCGGCGATGAGTGTTCCAGGTTCCTCGGGTGGGGCGATCGGGATCCCGCCGGCGACGCCCTCGCCGTCACCCTTGGTGTCACCGTTGGTTCAACCAGGGCCACCCTCGCGCGTGTCGAGGCAGATTCCCGAAGTGGTCTGGTCTGGTTCGGAGTCGGAGAGGTCCGACGATCGGGCGGCCGTGGGATTTCAAACTCCTTTGGTTGGGGAACGCGACGAGGCGCGATGGAACGCCCAGCGGTTCGGCTGGGAATGGTGGGGGCGTCGGGAGTGGGATGCCCCCTCCCTCCGGCCTGCCTCACCGGTGTTGCCGGGGCCGTCCGGACCTTTGGTGGAAGGGCCGGGGTGGGATTCGCGTTCCAGCGAGGCGTCGGGGGATTGGCCGCGCTGGACGCTATCGGGTCTGATTCAAGGGAGTGGCGCGTTGACGTTGAGCGACTCGTCGAATCGGACGTCCTGTGCCGTGCCAAACCTAAACCGACCGCTTCCCCGTCCCAATGGCGCGACGCTCAATCAAATCGTGGCGAGACTGGATCTCAGTTGGAACGACGCCACGGCCGATCGGTTTGGCCTGACGGCCCAGCTGGATGGGTTGATGGGTTCCGACGCCGGTTTGACCCGTCCTGGACGAGCCGAGCGCCGGTTTCCCCCCACCCGCCTCGATCAATTCGACCTACCCCAAGCGCGTTTAGATCTGCTTTGGCCGGGCGAGTTGGCAGGCGGTCGTTTGAGGTTGGGCGGTGGGCGGTTTCCCTCGCCTTTTGGCATCGAAGGTCTCTACGCCAACGAACGGCCCCTACCCTCGTTCACCTTGGCCCGTTCCTTCGCTCAGCCGTTGACCTTGACTGGAGCGACCTTGGGTTGGACCCGCTCCGACGGCCGGGTTACCCTTCTCCTGGGGTCAAGCAACGGCTGGGATCGAGGTTGGGACCGACGCGCTCGGTTTGGGTTTTTGGGGGGATACTCGGTCCAAGGGGCGGATGGTCGCACCCGCTGGAGTTTGGGGGCGATCGTGGGACCCAACGCCGCGCCTCGGTTCCTGCCGGGCCGCACACCGCCGGGGTTCCGTCCGGGGCAGGAGGATCCGTTAGCCAACCACTCCACCCGTTCGGCGCTGATCGCTTCACTGAGCCGTGACTGGACCGAGCGGGTCAGCCAGGCGTTCGAGTTGACGGCAGGTTGGGAGGATCAGGTTCCGGGGGTGGGGCGTTTCGGTTTGCGCGACCAGGCGCAGTGGTTTGGCGGAGCCACCTGGTTGACGTGGACCCCCACGCCCACCCTGGGACTGGTTGCCCGCGGGGAGGTTTTCCGGGACGACGACGGAGCGCGAACCGGCTGGGCGACCACGTTTGCCTCGGCCACCCTGGGACTTTCGTGGCGTCCCCGGCCTACCTGGACGCTGCGTCCCGAGTTTCGCTACGACCATTCGGACGCCTCGGCGGGCCGTGGAGCCCTAGGGGATCGTGTCGGGTTCGCTTTGGATGCCGTGGTGAGCTTTTAGGTCAGGTTCCATCCCATTGCTTCACTCATCATTCCATTCCCACCACCTGGTGAGCTCGATGTGCCTGCCCATCACCCCGTCTGCTCCGCTCGTCTCCCGCAACCCCCTACCCCGAGCAAGTTGGGTTGCGTATCGTGACATCAAGCGCTTCCGCAGGGGCGTCGGCCAATTCATCCGCTCAATTCCCCGTCGCGGGAGAATGATTGCGGGATGGTGGCGGATCCCTGCCGTCGCGCCGGGTCCGACGCGGTCGTTGGGCCGATCCCCGTCCTCCCGCGGGTCTGGCGTCCGGCGAATCACCGGCGATTGGAAGACGAATTCGCCACGACTCGCCTTCCCTCATCGTTTAGACGTTCATCTCTCCTCAGACGATGCCTATGACGATGCCCAATCCGCCCGCGTTGGCTGGACATTATCGCGTTCGGGTGACCAAGGATCATCTCGTGTTCGCCGCTGGTCATTTCATTACCTATAACGGCGATCATTGCGAACGAATCCACGGCCATAACTATCGAGTCGCGGTCGAGGTCGAAGGGCCGCTGGATGACAACCACTACGTCTTCGACTTCATCGCGCTGCTTGAACTTAGCCGTTCGATTGTGGCCGAATGGGATCATCGGATGCTGCTGCCCGACGGCTCGGGATTGATCGCCGTTCATGACGATCCCGGCGAAGGGCCGGCTCATGTGCGGGTTTGCTACAAGGAACGCCGTTGGGTCTTCCCCAAGGAAGAGTGCGTCATCCTACCTATCCCCAACACCACCACCGAACTTCTAGCGCGTCTCTTCGGCCAGCGGCTCTGGGAGCGGATGGGTCAACAAGGTCTGAAACCGCCCTCGGTGTTGCGGGTGGAGGTCGAGGAGAATTTCGGCCAAATGGCCGCCGCCGAATGGCGGAACCCATCGGAATAATCACCGAGACTTGAATGTGATTGTCGATCGATGACACGACGAGGGATTTCAAAACAATAATGATGAATAAGCAGCGTCGGTTTGGCCTTGGCCGTTCCAATCGACCTCGGCGGTTGGCTTCATAGTTTCCCGGATGATGTTTCCCCTGTTCGGAATTGTGAGCGTCGGCGATGATGCGCAACTGCACTCCGGTTCCGCCTTCGGAAGCAACGACCACCGGGGCCGCGCCGTTGGGGAGCGAACCGCCGCCGGTGTGTTTGGGTTGCGGCTGCCTTTGTCCTGGCGACACGATTGAGCGCGACACGCCGGATTATCCCGCCTGCGATCTAGGTCGGGCCTGGTTGCAGCGTCACCAGGCCGAGCGCGCCGAGGTGGAATCCCGCGAGGTGCCCGAGGCGGTTCTGTTCGGCGAGCCGGTCCCGATCTCGCTGGCGTTGGATCGAGCTTGCGAGATTTTGACCCAGGCTTCGGCGGTGGGGATTGTGGGGCTGGGTCGGGTCTGCGTAGAGGCTCAGCGCATTCTGCTCGACCTCGCCGACCTGTTGGGAGCCTCGTTGGAGCCGTTGTCCGCCCCAAACGCCCAAGCGTCGCGCGATGCCTGCCGGGCCTTGTTGCGGGTGGGACGGGTCTCCGCGACTCGCGGCGAGGTCCGTGATCGAGCCGACCTGCTCTGGCTGTGGCGGGCCGACCCGTCGAAGCGGCATCCCCGGCTTCTGGATCAATTGGGATTCGCTGGAACCAACCGCCCCGTGTTGCGCACCGTGTTCGTTTCAACTCCCGACGACTCCAGCACGAACTCTTCGCGGGCGTTGACCACGGCCTGGCTGCTGCGGGCGATGGTGGAGCGTTGGGAGAGTGGGCGGGAGCGGGATCTCATTAATCCAGTCCTTGACTGGATCGCGGCGACTGGCCATTCCCGAGAACAGGTTGAAGAGCTGGCCCAGCGTTTGATGCAGGCGCGAATCGGCTGCCTGGTGGTCGGGCATTGCGACTCGCTCGAGGAACGCGAGGCGTTGAATCGCCTCGTGCGGTCGCTCAACCGCTCGGGCCGACGCCGGTTTGTGGAGTTCGAGCCGGGGTTTTCTAGTTTCGACCATCCTCGAACCGACTGGAATGATCCGGGCGCTCGGGCGGTCTGTTGTTGGCGGGGCGGCTTCCCTGAGGCGATCGGCTTTGAAGGGGGAATTCCCCGTTCCTGGTTGGGCTGGAGGGATCCTTGGCCATCCTGCCCCCCCACGCTGCTGGCCGTCGGAGATCCTGCGCCGCTCGACGGGCTGGATCGGGAACGGGTCGAACTGGTGGAATGTTCTCCGTGGGCGACTCTGACGCCAAGAATCTCCCGCCTTTCGCCGCCGCCCGCGGTCGGTTTGGCCTGCGGACCCATCGGCGCGGGCAGTTTTGGCACCGTGGCGCGAGCCGATGGAGCTTGGTTGCCGATCCGCGACCCCGCGATGACCCGTCCCGCCCCGGCGGTTACCTCGTGGCCAGGACGAACGACCACCCCCGTGGCGGTCCCGATCGTGCCTTGGGACGGAACGCCCCGCCTCATGCGTCCCGACGTCGTTTCGCTTCTGGCCAGTCTGCGCGATCGGATCGAAGCCCGGCTTCGTTTCACGTGAACGTCCGCACGACGGCGCATCCATCCCGTACCATTCACATTCGTATGACGCACTCGGTTGAATCTCGTGACGTTCTCCGACCCGGTGTCCCGATTGACCAATGACCACACCGAACGAGTCGCCATTTCCTTCAACTCCTCCCCCCGCATCCCCGCTACCCCTTCCAACCGGCGGCGTCTCGACCGATCCGGCTAAACCGTCAGGATTGACTCAAGCGCTTGAGGGGCTGGCGAGGCCGACCCGACTGGCGTTCCTGGGGATCGGAACGCTGGTGGGTCTGAGAATTGCTCGAAGCGTGGGCCAGTCCAGTCCGGCCTGGGGAGTCTTTGAGGGGGGGGCGGCGGCTTTGGCCCTGATCTCGGCCGGAGAGATCTTGGCGCGCCTCTGGGGTGTTTTAGCGCGTTGGACTCTGGAACCTCGAGCCAGAGGAACGGAGGCGTTCGCCAGCGGATCGCCTCGCGTGGCCGTGGTTGGCGGAGGGAATGTTGCCGCGTCGTCCCCGCCAGTTTCCCCATCGGGGTCGCCGACAGCTCCAATTTCCCCCGCCGAGACAGCGACGGAGTCGCCCCGGTTGGTCCGGATCGAACGAGCGTTGGAGACACGCGACTGGGCGTTGGTGGCCCGAGAGCTGGCCGAGTGGCGGGCCGACCCGACCCTCGCCGATCCGCCCGCGACCCTGTTGGCCCGCTGGCAGGCCATCCGCCAGACCGAAGCGCGGCGGTTGCTGGGGCGTATTGAAGCGGCCCGTCAGGCCCGTGACCTGGAGGGCGTGCTTGAGGACCGTCGCGCCCTGGAACCCTTGGTCGATCCCGACGAGCAGGCTCGCTTGACCCGCGACCTCGCCGGTTGGGTGCTTCGTACGTTTCAGGAACGTTTGCGGGGAGGGCTTTTCTCGGCAGAAACCGCCTTGCTGGCAGCACGCTTGGCTGAGGAGTTCGCCGAGACCCCCGAGGGAGCCAGTCTGCGGGCCGCGCTGCCCACTTTGCGCCGCGCTGCCAAGCTTTGCCCGCGCTGCGCTGGGCCTTACGACGGCGTGGAGGATTGTTGCCCCCGCTGTTTGAGTCACGAGCTGGGCGGCACGGTCGTCGCCCCGGAGCAAACCAACGCGGCCTCCTCCACGCCCCACCCCATCCCGTCCACTCCGCCCGCGGCGACCATGAACGGTCAAGTGTCGCCGGGCGCGACGCCCTTAGCATGGGGGCCGCCCGACGGTGATTTGCCCCCCCTCACCCGCAATTCGGAGGAGGAGTCCTACTTCCTCGATCCCGACGACGACGCTGACGCCGCGGAGGAGGACGAGGGGCGGCCTTGACTTCAACCAGCGCCGCTTTGCTTGATGCGATGCGATGCGATGCAGGAGTCGTTAGAGGGATGGGCCACGTCGAGAGAGTTGGATTTGCGAATCCATCGGCCGACCAGCTCCGGGATGGGCTTCGGCGAAGAAATCGGCAACGTCGATGAGCGGAAGGGCGTCCCACGTCTTCTGTTTGCGGCGCCAACAATGATGAACCACTGAGACCGAGTCGCCATCTAGCAGGATTTCGAGGAACCCAGGCGAACGAAACCCGCGTGGGTCGTGCATCAGCGGCGCTCCGGCGTTGAGGCAAAGCTGCTCAGGCAGGTCGAGAGGCCGGAACGCCCAGGCGGCATGAATGTGGCCGCAGCAATAGAGATGCGGACCCAGAAGGCGGAGCCACTCGCCCAGCACCCAGGCATTGGTAAGTCGTTTGGGGTGAAGTTCCAGGAGATAGATCGGCGGCGCAGTCAAAGGATAGTGACACAACACGATCAGTCGTCGAGGCTTGTGAGGCGGGACGCCGACATGGACTTCGCCGGAGCCATCGGGGTCCGGCGTCAATTGCCCACCTAGCAAATGATGGGCTGCCACGATTTGGCTCTCGGGAAGATGACCGCGGGCCGTCAGATCGGCGCGGGTGGGATCCAGCCCGAGAATCGCGGTTTGATGGTCCAGGTGTTTGAGCCACGGAAACTCGGGACCGCCCGTGAACTCGCCGAAATA encodes:
- a CDS encoding tetratricopeptide repeat protein translates to MTTQAAGVWVRTIQAAQENERDQLAQALKALQVGKTATAREQLEALSQSPRVHQDSDLAAEVARAQAICLRAQGELDEATRILEEAIKAAPANPDLLALLADLEFSRGRWEAAAERTAQARAQDDNHLLARWVDAQLLRETGKLEDAVNACRWFVDLQNEQAERLKTDPEALLLVGQAAELYFRAEARGEDLAQSLNDVINVIYEQAITTDRHCWQAAWLEGRLFLAGYNERLAMPELQRALTINPLAPEVLTTLGQADLNGYKLAAGREKAQRALEINPSYLPAYVLLADLNISDERFADALKAAESALAINPRDQDALARYAAAQRLLLNDAAARAAELAVLADNPRPARFYAALGERLADRRKYPEAERAFLKAVEADPNQADAIIGLGMLHMQVGREAEAKTLFDQAFAADPFNVRADNMMKVLRHLSGYTTIETNHFRVLVDPAQDELLGRYMADYLEEVLVELSQTLGFTPPGQTQVEILKNHQWFSGRTIGLPFIPTVGACTGKVVAMASPRATQRPYNWARVLKHEMVHVLNLQQTEFNIPHWYTEALAVNSEGYPRPQEWNKMLLVRVPARKLLNLDTINLGFIRPSEPEERQLAYCQAQLYAQYMTQRFGPQAHIRLLDAYRRGLTTDQAVPDAFGIPKEDFEAGYLDFLDAEVRTLKARVESEEPITFSKLQDRLKADPENADLNAKMAYEHFSRRDLREARPFADKALKLNPKQPLAAYVKARLLETIGDEEAARAVLKPALDPENPNERVVDLLGQLEMKAGNLDEAERLFETARRLDPSNSKWIAGLARVHLRQKRVDAFLEDLAKLALNDADDLTLRKELAKRHLQRGEFDQAARWGKECLYIDVYDPECHELLADAHLGQNQADRAVAEYKVALQLQPKKLALLGVKLARAEWAAGQRDEARQRLDAILQADPTLPEAQDLDREWRGKAER
- a CDS encoding ThuA domain-containing protein → MTTLCAALVSLSLGIPIAPLTSPQPPEPVKLLIITGDHGHDWKTTTRVFEEFLPETGRIQVDITTKPADDLTPENLARYDVLLLNYKDTANGAPETRWTDANKNAFLDAIRGGKGLVVFHHASSAFTKPNWEEFEKAIAGGWRAQGFHGPKHVFTVKKTAVSHPISDGMPSEFVHKLDELYQNSMIPPGATVLATAYSDPKLPRGTGKDEPIIWVATYGSGRVYQNVLGHDEEAMSSPEFREWMRRGVEWAATGKVTASPTQ
- a CDS encoding glycosyl hydrolase, producing the protein MSVSTCWIESAAKGRHGGPVRAGMWSAVVVGTYPSDTAVEVWLALQVGERDFGCLPGFRLQIKPPNQLWHVPIPPMGVEQRLRYRAFARLKDGHVISSDPLDAVVRANLPERGETDELTLPGGTALVGNRQMTARVDARGVTTDVYYPTVGLHSNVRPAEGDQPRSRTNFQAILGGLALGQRIDWFHERTRWNATQRYRDESNVLETTLHWRGGAIRVEQTDFVAVSGTCPTNQGGGEAPGQYFKRFRIINSGHTDREALFGVAVSAVINGGFGDVSLLWRDEDRVLIAANRGHGHANVKLGRLATLEFALALDDRGEIRYEPTGPFSGMLLRHLTLPAQGEAVVDLLVSGAFTGWLNDTHTYDFWIRPALEWFRSTDHDQLEARADEAWRTFAQGLPRLDLGRPDREAIFRRAALIAALHGDAHHGGFAAGYDRGLNAYCVPRQVAMTADLFSRLGQFDLALSAFDWLARVVQDQPTHRYWFGKYTIDGVPEWETPAIDQTAIIPWVLERHLKRAGDASLVQRFWPIIQRAAEVCMGDAGHPAIRWLDDLRLVRSAGLWDRRYGAFLHSNCAIVAGLRASARMARMLGHTQLATAWEERADLIWRQGILGESDATESLHCGQSHTDPTPAQVGSNHDTTVTSPASPPALLDKSSSPPRPGLVDPITGRFLDARRFSKVHHFWPDDPELLIDASPTISINLLSAHLPFGLLPPDDPRVVRSAEAILNFNRLPDDQLALVRWSHDPARSADSALELGLIPEPELSALATLWMARYLLQRGRETGRVEDLRAGLDFLDALLSRLDDLGTRLRVSARPRSETERMEQGLLMFYVWLLDLHLDLAGLEIDLLNRVVQLRPILLPDWPRIGLERDLPDGSIGYKLEQSQDSQGHQFHLTVTSRLADSLRLEVAVVCPHSGQFDRTSWLVRGDPSPIPIASLPRFDSTRRHLEFETVLPAGCWQGRWSWRCLPVSTSSWVTAVTSPPAADPAPHTPRFAQETKSNPARL